The genomic stretch GCCTTTTCCCAGGACGGCTGGTCGCTTGCCTTAATAGTTATGGGTCTTTACATCATTATCCAACAGTTTGAAAACCAGCTCATTTATCCTCTTGTTGTCAAAAAAGTGGTGGGAGTTCCGTCAATTGTTGTTATCCTTGCCCTTATTATTGGGGCTAAACTCGGCGGTTTTTTGGGGATTCTTTTATCCGTACCACTTGCGGCGATTTTGCTTGAATTTTTAAATGACCTTCAGCGCGACATGCTTCACCCGGAAAAAAACGCCTAAGTCATGGAATCACGAAAGCCTTTCTATATAACAACGACACTGCCGTATGTGAATGCAAAGCCTCATCTAGGACATGCGGTTGAGCTTGTTCGTGCCGACGTCGCAGCCCGACACAAAGCCTCTCTCGATTTTGACGTTTTTTTTAACACGGGTACCGATGAGCACGGACAAAAAATTGCGGAGATTGCGAAAAAAGAAAACATCGATACGCAAGTTTTTGTTGACAAAATGGCCGAACACTTCAAGGAGTTTTGCTCCGCTCTTGCGGTGGGAACGGGGGACTACACTTTTTCGTTTATACGTACAACCAACGCACAGCACGTCTCTGCCGCGCAGGAATTTTGGCGACAAAGCAAAGAAAAAGGTTTTATTGAAAAGAAAAAATATACCGTTAAATACTGCGTCGGGTGCGAGCTTGAAAAAACGGATTCCGAGCTTGTTGACGGACGATGTCTTCTACATTCCAATAGGGAAATAGAATTAAGGGACGAGGAAAATTATTTTTTTAAATTCTCCTCATTTCAAAAACAACTTCTTAATTTGTATCATAGCCGTTCCGATTTTGTTGTACCCGCGACACGTCTCAATGAAATAGAAGCGTTTGTTTCCCGCGGACTGGAAGATTTCAGTATTTCCCGCCTCAAGGAAAAAATGTCCTGGGGCATTCCTGTGCCCAATGACCCCGACCACGTCATGTATGTGTGGTTTGATGCACTCGTTAATTACATTTCCGCGATAGGCTGGCCGCAGGACAAAGAAAAATTTAATAAATGGTGGAATGAAACCGGGGGTGTTGTGCAATACTGCGGCAAAGACAATCTGCGCCAGCAGGCGGCCATGTGGCAGGCTATGCTTATGTCTCTTGGTATTACTCCTTCAAAACAAATTGTCATTGACGGCTTTGTAACCGGAGAAGGAGGAGTAAAAATGTCCAAGTCACTTGGTAATGTCATAGACCCGCTTGAAATCGTGAAAGAGTACGGCACCGATGCCCTCCGCTATTACGTGCTCCGAGAATTGCATCCGTTTGAAGACAGTATTTTTACTTCTGAAAGGTTTAAGGAAACCTATAATGCCAATCTTGCGAATGGCCTCGGTAATTTGGTCTCCAGAGTAATGAAAATGGCCTCAACCTATAACATAAGACTTCCCAAAGACGCAGTAGCTGGGCAATCACCTGAGTTTGAGAAAAAAATCAACAGTTTTGATTTAAAGGGAGCAATGGATTTTATTTGGGCCGCCCATATTATGTATGATGACGCATACATACAAAAAGAAGAGCCATTTAAAAAAATAAAAACTGACCCTGAAAAAGCGAAAATAGATATAGAATTCTTACTGACCGATTTATTTACCATTGCTAATCATCTCTCATCATTTATGCCTGAAACCTCCAAAAAAATACTATCTCTTCTCAAAGAAAATAAAGCGCCTGAAACCCCACTCTTTCTCCGAAAGCAATGAGGCCCGATTTTTTCGATATACATTCTCATATTCAATTACCCGAATTCGATTCCGACAGAGATGCGGTAATACAGCGTTTACGCGAACAAAATACGTGGACTATTACTGTCGGCACCGACAAAGAAAGCTCAAAGAAGGCCGTAGAATCAACACAATTGTTTTCCGGCATATTCGCTGCAATCGGCCAGCATCCAACGGATGATTCGGAGGCAATATTTGACGAATCTTTTTATTCACAACTTGCCACAGACCCTAAAACGGTTGCCATAGGGGAGTGTGGACTCGATTATTTCCGTGCCAAAGACGATTCGCGTGAGGAAAAAAAACGGCAGAAAGAAATCTTTGAATCGCATATTGAACTTTCTCTTACACACAACAAACCCCTCATGGTTCATTGTCGGGATGCATACGAAGACGTGCTCGATATTCTTGAACTTAGACACAAAGAAGCAGGGGGGAATTTGAAAGGCAACGTTCATTTTTTTGCTGGTAACGTGGACATTGCGCGCAGATTCCTTTCCATCGGTTTTACATGCTCATTTACCGGAGTTATCACGTTTACCCCGGACTATGACGAAGTCATTTCCTACATACCCCTTGAATCAATCCTTTCGGAAACTGACAGTCCGTTTGTCGCTCCTGTGCCGTTTCGGGGAAAACGATGTGAGCCATCTTTTGTTTCATATGTTGTTGAGCGCATCTCACAGATAAAAAACATTTCTTTGGACGAAGCAAAAAAAGCCATGGTTGATAATGCCTTCCGGGTTTTTCCCCTTTCATCCCTACACTAGAAGCTTTTTCTTGCGAGAGAACTGGCTTTATGATAGTCTTTCTCCTATCTTGGCTCTTCCGCCTACGCAAGGGTAATAGAGATTAAAGATAAAAAATTATGAAAAAAGAACAACCAGAAAACGCTGAAAGCATGCGAATATACGAGGTTGGTTACAGTCTCATTCCGACGCTTCCGGAGGAAAAACTTTCTGAAACCGTACTCGGTATAAAATCAGCCATTGAAGAAAAACGAGGCGTTCTGATTTCGGAAGATTTTCCGAAAATGAAAGCGCTTGCCTACACATTAAGCAAAACGTCAGCAGGAAGACGGGAGCACTTTACCCACGCATATTTCGGATGGATGAAATTTGAACTCTCACGTGACGAAGTAACCTCGCTCAAAGAAAAATTACAGAACGACCCCCTTATTGTGCGTCTTATCCTTATTGAAACAGTACGGGAAAACACACTTGCCACATTGCGTACCCCTTTAATCAGAAAAACGGAGGAGCCTAAAAAAGATATGCCAAAGCAGGAAGTTTCCCAGGAAGAGTTGGATAAAAGCATAGAAAAACTTGTCGGTGACGCGAAAACAGAAGCGTAGACAGAGAAAATAAAGGGAGATATAGTTAAAACGTCATTCAATCAAAAGACTTAGATTATGTATCTTAACAAAGCACTTCTTATCGGAAACCTTACGCGTGACCCTGAAATGCGCTCGCTCCCATCGGGAGTTAAGGTAACTTCTTTTTCTCTTGCGACCAATCGCGTATGGAAAGATAAGGATGGTAACCGCCAGGAAAATACCGATTACCACAACATTGTTGTATTTGGGAAGCAGGCTGAAACAGTTGCCCAGTATTTGAAGAAAGGAAGTTCCGCCCTTGTTGAAGGGAGAATGCAAACCAGAAGCTGGGATGCCCAGGACGGTTCAAAAAAGTATCGAACAGAAATTATCGCAGACCGAATTCAGTTTGGTCCGCGTAGAGAGGGAGGCACTCCTGCTCCCACTACGCCAGCATCGAAAGACAAGGAACCTCAGCCGGAAGCAGAGGCTCCCGGAGGAGGAATAGATTATCCGCAAGAAGAAATTAACCCAGACGACATTCCATTTTAACCAATATGAAACAGTGTTTTTTCTCACAAAATAATATAAAGCACATCGACTATAAGGATATAGAAATCCTCAAAAAATTTCTCAATCCCCACGGCCGACTGCTTTCCAGTAAAAAGACGGGAGTAAGCGCCAAGAATCAACGCAAGCTTTCTATGGCAGTGAAGCGTGCCCGATATATGGCATTATTGCCTTACGTCTCTCACTAAAAAACGCCCTTAGGGGCGTTTTTTGCTTTACATAAATAAAAACACTGTTTTTTACGCGGATTTCTCTCCCTCTTCCAGTTAGAGTGAAGAATCTCTTTTTCAGAGACTAGCGAGCGCGACGGCGCGAACTCGAGGAATTTTCTAGTAGGAAAATATCCGTACTCTGAAAAAGAGATTACGAACGGCCTTTTATGATACACGTTCCGCGTATTCTCCGGTCTCGGTGTTCACTCTTACAATGTCTCCTTCTTTTATAAACAGGGGAGCGCTCACAATAACGCCCGTTTCAAGAGTGATTTGCTTGTACGCACCTTGCGCGGTATTTCCTTTTACCGCTCCGGGGGCTTCCGTGACTTTCAGTTCCACCTTCATAGGTATATCAACACCGATAATGTTTTCATTGAAATAAATCCCCGTAACGATGGAATTTTGTTTCATAAAACGTATTTTATCTCCGACAAGATTTTCTGAAAGGGTAAAACGATTACTTGCATCATCTTCTTTGCAGAACCAATGCTCGCCCTTATTGCTGTACAAAAATTTCAAATTTTCCTTTTCCACCTCCGCCTCCTCAACTTTTTCGGATTGGTGAAAAGATCGCTCAACCACTTTTCCCGAAAGAAAACTTTTCAGCTTCGTTTGATTGACGGGCTTTCTTTTTTGCATGCGAAATACGCGTGACGAAAGAACCTCAAACGGTTCACCGTCAAGAATGATGAATTTTTTTACGCCGATTTCGTTATATGCCAACATAAAATATAAACCCGGTTAAGGCTCTAGCATAGTCATAAAAGACTTATGCGTCAATATCCTTCCGCAAGTCTCTTTTTAATTTCCGAAAGAAGGCTTTTTGAGACAGTGGCGTTTTCCTTCAAAAATGTCCGTGTCGCGTCATACCCGCGTCCAAGTTTAAGGTCTCCGAACGAGTATCCTCCCGCGGAGCTTTTCTCAACGAGCTTCATTCTCTCTCCGAGGGCGATAATTTCACCCTCCCTTGAAATCCCTTCGTTATACATAAGGTCGAATTCCGTCTGTCGAAAAGGGGCGGCCACCTTGTTTTTTACCACTTTTGCCCGAATGCGCGAGCCCATGACTTCCTCACCTTTTTTTATCTGAGCGATACGGCGGATATCAATGCGTACTGACGTGTAGAATTTGAGTGCCTTGCCTCCCGGTGTTGTTTCCGGATTTCCGAACATCACACCAATTTGCATTCTGATTTGGTTGATAAAAATAACGATTGTTTTTGTTTTAGCGACAATGGCTGTAAGTTTGCGGAGTGCTTGGGACATAAGGCGGGCCTGCTTGCCCACATGATACGCCCCCATTTCTCCTTCAATTTCATCTTTAGGCGTAAGGGCTGCAACGGAATCAATGACGATAACGTCGATTTTCCCCGAACGAACAAGACTTTCGACAATTTCAAGAGCTTGCTCTCCCGTGTCGGGTTGTGAGATGAGAAGCTCGTCAATTTTCACTCCGAGGCGTTTCGAGTATTCCGGATCCATAGCATGTTCGGCATCAATAAAGGCGCAGATACCCCCTTGTTTTTGCGCTTCGGCAATCACATGCAAAGAGAGTGTCGTCTTTCCCGATGATTCGGGACCAAAAATCTCAACGATGCGTCCCCGGGGCAATCCTCCGACACCAAGGGCGGCATCGAGCCCGAGAGAACCTGTTGAAACGGAATTGACGTTTACCTTGGGTTTTTCACCCAACATCATAATGGCTTCGTTACCGAACTTTGTCTTAATGCTTTTTATTGTCTCTGATATTGCAATATTATCCTTCGCTACCTTTTGTTTGCTCGTTTTCTTTATCATATTCTTTCAGAATAAGTTCTAAAAATGTTTCCTTGACTCGTCCGAACCTGTCAGACCCCGAAAACTTAATTATATTATAGCCTGAAGACAAAAGCAGTTTCTCCTTAAAAAAACCCTCCTCGTCAATAAAGATGGGTCTGTCATTCAACTGTATGGAGGAGATGTTTTTACTCGTACCCCAAATCTCAACAAGGGGAGAGGCGAACGTGGCGCCATTTATAGGGGAACGCACCGAAAGTATCGGCCCCTCAATAAGGCTTTGACCTTGATGAAACAAGTATATGGCCAAGACAAAAACCGCTACACAGCCGGCAAATACCTTTAATAAAAATAAACCCCGCGCGCTCATACGGTTTCTTCCCCGTTAGGGGGGAGATTTTGGTTTTCTCTGGAAAGAGGTTCGAGGACCTCACGTGGCTTGGCACCGTCGCCCGGACCAATAACACCTCGCTCTTCAAGAATATCTATGAGTCGCGCGGCGCGGGCGTAACCGACGCGGAGTTTTCTTTGCAAATAGGAGGTGGAAGCCTTTCCCGCTTCCAAAACCACTTCCCGAGCCTCTTCGTATAGGGGATCGTCTTCATCATTCTCCAAACTTGCGTCAAAGATTGAATTTCGCGTGGTTTCATTTGAAAAATCTATTTCGGAGGGTAGTGCGTCTTTGTATCCGTCTTTAAGGTAAGAAACAGTTTTCTTGACCTCGCCCTCTGAAATGAAGGCGGACTGAAGACGAACCGGTTTTGACATATCCCCCGAGAGATACAGCATGTCTCCGGCACCCAAAAGTTTTTCCGCTCCTCCGCCATCGAGAATGGTTCTGGAGTCTATCTGTGACGAAACCTGTAACGCGACACGCGTGGGGATGTTTGCTTTGATGAGTCCCGTAATGACGTTTACGGAAGGCCGTTGCGTCGAAAGAATCAAATGTATACCTACCGCCCTGCTCATCTGAGCAAGTCGCACGACGGCCGCTTCAAGTTCTCGCGGGTACGACTGCATAATATCGGCAAGTTCATCAATGACGATAATAATATAGGGCATGAGTTCGGGCAGTTTTTCTTTTTCCGCACCGTCCTGTTTTTTGTTTTTCATCTTCTCAAGTTCGGGTTCGAGAATATTTTTATGATACGACTCAATGTCGCGTACAGACTCCGCTTCCAGAATGTCATATCTTCGGTCCATTTCCTTGGCGGCCCACTTGAGGGAAAGGATAGCTTTTTTTGCTTCGGTTACGACTGGGGTAAGCAGATGGGGGATACCGTTGTACAAGGTCAACTCAACGCGTTTTGGGTCAATCATTATGAACTTCAGGTGCTCGGGGGCGTTCCTAAAGAGAAGAGAGTTGAGAAGCGCGTGGATTGTGACCGACTTACCGGAACCTGTCGCACCTGCAATTAGAAGGTGAGGCATTTTTGCCAAATTCGCAAAATGAGACTTCCCCGTTACTCCTTTACCCAAAGCCATCAACAAAGATTTTCCGGAAGACTGAAATTCTTCCTCGGAAAGCAACGAACCCAAGCCTACAATTGTTTTGGTTGTATTCGGGATTTCAATGCCGACAAGTGATTTTCCTGGAATGGGTGCTTCAATACGCAAGGGGTGAGCGGCAAGAGCAAGAGCCAAATCGTTTTGTAGTGCGACGATACGCGACAACTTCATTCCCTCTGCCGGCTTCAGAGCGTATCGCGTAACGGACGGCCCGATTGAAATTTCATCCATCTCCACTTGAATGCCAAAATTTTGCAACGTACGTTTTATAATATTGGCATTTGCTTTAATGTCTCCAACGCCCGGTTTTCCTCTGTCCCTTTCAAAGATACTCAACGGTGGTGGGGAATAGTCCGCAAGACTGAATGCGGTTGCTCCGACGGCGAAGCCATCTTCCTCCGTTTCTTTTTCTTTCTTCGCAGGCTTTTGTTGCTCGATTTTTTCTTCCAGTTTCTTGCCGTTCATCTGATCTTCATTGCCGGGAAGATGTATTTTTTCATTTTCCTCTTTCGATAATACTCCGACAGTGTCTTCTTCTTTTTTCTTCATAAAGTATCTCCAGAAAAACAGCGAATCAACCGTAAGGACAATATTGAAAAGAATAATGAGGGAAATAACGCTTAAGGCAAGAAGGAAAATGAATGAGGCATACACGTCAAAAAGAGAGATGAGAGGGGAAGATACCACGTTACCCAAAAATCCTCCCTTGCCTTCGGCAACAATATTAATGAGGCCAAGACCGGAGAAGGTAAGCAGTAACGCTCCAAGAGTTTGGGAAAATGCAAAACTTTTTTTAAGGGATTTAAGAAAAGAAAGTGACAGAAGAATACATACAATCGGTAAAAGGAAATAGCCTATGCCTGCAAGTTTGGTGAGAAGTGTGTAAACCGCTTTACCCGCGATTCCTGCCGCGTTATTCCCTGACGAGCCGTGGAAAGATGCAAGGGCAAGAAAAATACCCATGGCAAAAAAAACAACGGCAAGTATTCCCTGGATGATTTCATCTTTTAGTCCTGTCTCTCCTTCATGTTCTGTACTGGATTTCTTCTTTCTTTTTGCCATACAAAGCGGGACTCCCAAATCTTAATTTTTAAATTGTAACATATAGGGACGCAAACAAAAATTCCCGAAAAACCTTATTTTTCAACGTTTTAACGGTCTTGACATCTTGTAAAAAGACATAAAAAGACACTATTTACTTTCCCAATTCAGTGGTGTATAATAAAAGACAAAGTTATTTCTTTTTATAAAAGACATTTTATATAAAAGACAAAAATATCTACAATAAAAAACGATGAATCCCGAAAAAGACATTAACGAAAAAAACAAGGAATTATCAACCATAATCTCCGAAAACAATGTTTCTATAAAAGACAGGGATATTTTTTTTATATATAAAAAAATTGAAAAAATAGTCGCGGCTCTGTATCTTGTGACTACCGTCCTTGAAGATAAAGAACCGGTGAAATGGGATATAAGACAAAAATCCCTTGAGCTTCTTTCGTTTAATTTGCATTTAAAAGACAGTTTTATATCGGAAAGAAACCGAATGTTGCCAATCTTGAGAGACCTGTGCGATACCATTCTTTCGTATCTGTCCATATGCTATGTTTCAGGCTTAATTTCTGAAATGAACTTCTCGATTTTGAAGAAGGAAATTTCGTTCTCCTCAGCTTTCATAACTGAAAACCTGAACAAAGAAAAACGCCTTTTGGCGAGCGACTTCTTTTCTGTTGATGTCCCCAAGGACATCGAAAAAAGGGTTCAAACTGATGTAAAAGACAGTTTCCAATATAAAGGACATAATTTTGAATCTAAAAAAGACAGTACAGAAGGTAGTTTGGGTCGCAGACATAATTGGACTCCGAATGAGAAATCTTTCCAAGGCTATCCTTCTTTTACGTCAAAGAAAAACGACAGAAAAAAGAGCATAATAGAAATTGTGCGGGTGAAAAATGCCGTAAATATAAAAGACGTTTCATCGATGATTAAGGGGTGTAGTGAAAAAACAATACAGAGAGAGCTGCTTGCTTTGGTAAAGAGTGGTGTCCTTAAGAAGGATGGGGAAAGACGTTGGAGTGTCTACTCTCTGCGGTAAGTGATTGTCCGTCCGGTTTTTGTACCTAAAACGTTGACTTTTTTGATAAAACCTCTATATTTTCCTCTTATGCCGATTTTCGGGAAAGCCTGGAAATTGAGTTATCAACAGAGCCAGTTTTGCAGGCCTATTTCAGAACGACTATAATAGCTAGTAAGGAAAACAACCAGATAATGTAATATTATCCGATTGTTTCCGTTTTCACATTTATAGCCGACTGAACCAGCATATACACAAATAACCTTTAAACATAGCGTTTGCTTGTTTTTTGTGTTAGACTGCACCATTAAGTCATGTGTGCAGAAAGGTTGGAGTTTATGACGGAATGACCGGAAGAAAAAGAACGTTGAAAACTGAATAAAACCAACAATTAAGTTTTTTGCCGAATGACCTTGTCCTTTTATTGATGCTTACGAAAGAAACTCGGTTCTCACTTCTACCAACTAAGTCTATCCGGATCGTGTCGATACATATGAGACGGATAGGTTGGATTAAAGCAAAGTCATTACGGATTTAAAAAGATCGTCGAAAAAATCTTTTGAAAATCCAGAAATGTAGTATCAGCGCGGGAATATTGTCGATACAAAAATTTTCCGTGTTGAAATATTTTCTCTGCGAACATTATTAGCGATTTATTAAATTAATTTGCGGAGGAAATTCACAATTAAAAGAAATTACCAAATCATGCAAAATATTCACAAATCTAAGACCGCCAAATTGGTCTCAGGTTTGGCAGCGTTCTCAATGGTATTGAGCGTTGTCGGATTCGTTCCGGCTTCAGCCGCTACCGTTGAAGAGCTTACTGCTCAAATCAACAGTTTGCTTTCAACGATTGCATCGTTGCAATCACAACTGTCAACAATATCAGGCGGATCTTCAACAGTTGGTTCATACACCTTTACCAAAGACCTCAAAATGGGGGATACCGGTACGGATGTCATGAATCTTCAGAAGGTTCTTAACGCAGATGGAGTTGATATCGCTTCTTCAGGACCTGGTTCTAAAGGAAACGAAACTTCATACTTCGGTGCTCTTACAAAGGCAGGTGTTACAAGATTCCAGAACAAATATGCTTCTGAAATTTTGACACCGCTCGGTCTCATAAATGGGACCGGATATGTGGGAGCAGCGACTCGTGCCAAACTCAACACAATGGGTGGCGGTACGGTAATCGTTCCTCCGACAACATCAGGAAGTGCGGCAGTTTCAACAACTGTCCAGCCTTCAGCATCACTTGCTGTTTCAGGCGCGAGCCGTATTCCCTTCACAAAATTCGTAGTCACAGCAGGAGCTTCTGACGTTACAATCAACAGTGTTGTTGTTGAGCGCGATGGACTCTCACACAACGCCGTTCTTTCAGGAATCCTTCTTCTTGACGACCAAGGAATTCAGCTTGGTGTCGCAAAGACTCTTAACTCAAACAACCAAGCCACAATAGGTGAGGCTGTTGTAGTGAGGGCTGGCACATCAAAAACCTTTACTGTCGCCGGAAACACAACTGATATCGCCACCATGGCAAGTTACGCCGGTGAAGTTATCGGTTTGAAAGTCGTTGCGGTTAACAGCTCAGCCACCATCTCAGGCTCATTGCCTATCACTGGTGCATACCACGTAACGAATGCAACTCTCTCGATCGGTACCGCAACATTTGCAGTATCATCGTTTGACCCGAACGCGGCTTTAAGTAAGCCGGTCGGCACATCAGACTACAAGTTTTCAGGTGTCCGCATCACAGCGGGATCTGCTGAAAAAATCCGACTTTTGTCGGTTCGCTTTAACCAAGGAGGTTCAGTCGCAGCGACTGACCTTGCAAACATTAAAGTCTACGTTGACGGAGTAGCATACGCGCCGGTTGTTTCAGCCGACGGTAAATACTTCACGGTCAGCCTAGGATCAGGTCTTGTGATTGATAAAGGATTCTCAAAAGATATCTACATTCAAGGAGATATCGTTGGAACTAACGCATCAGGACGAACGATTCAATTCGATATCGAAAAGAATACCGACGTCTA from bacterium encodes the following:
- the metG gene encoding methionine--tRNA ligase gives rise to the protein MESRKPFYITTTLPYVNAKPHLGHAVELVRADVAARHKASLDFDVFFNTGTDEHGQKIAEIAKKENIDTQVFVDKMAEHFKEFCSALAVGTGDYTFSFIRTTNAQHVSAAQEFWRQSKEKGFIEKKKYTVKYCVGCELEKTDSELVDGRCLLHSNREIELRDEENYFFKFSSFQKQLLNLYHSRSDFVVPATRLNEIEAFVSRGLEDFSISRLKEKMSWGIPVPNDPDHVMYVWFDALVNYISAIGWPQDKEKFNKWWNETGGVVQYCGKDNLRQQAAMWQAMLMSLGITPSKQIVIDGFVTGEGGVKMSKSLGNVIDPLEIVKEYGTDALRYYVLRELHPFEDSIFTSERFKETYNANLANGLGNLVSRVMKMASTYNIRLPKDAVAGQSPEFEKKINSFDLKGAMDFIWAAHIMYDDAYIQKEEPFKKIKTDPEKAKIDIEFLLTDLFTIANHLSSFMPETSKKILSLLKENKAPETPLFLRKQ
- a CDS encoding TatD family hydrolase, with the translated sequence MRPDFFDIHSHIQLPEFDSDRDAVIQRLREQNTWTITVGTDKESSKKAVESTQLFSGIFAAIGQHPTDDSEAIFDESFYSQLATDPKTVAIGECGLDYFRAKDDSREEKKRQKEIFESHIELSLTHNKPLMVHCRDAYEDVLDILELRHKEAGGNLKGNVHFFAGNVDIARRFLSIGFTCSFTGVITFTPDYDEVISYIPLESILSETDSPFVAPVPFRGKRCEPSFVSYVVERISQIKNISLDEAKKAMVDNAFRVFPLSSLH
- a CDS encoding 30S ribosomal protein S6, which gives rise to MKKEQPENAESMRIYEVGYSLIPTLPEEKLSETVLGIKSAIEEKRGVLISEDFPKMKALAYTLSKTSAGRREHFTHAYFGWMKFELSRDEVTSLKEKLQNDPLIVRLILIETVRENTLATLRTPLIRKTEEPKKDMPKQEVSQEELDKSIEKLVGDAKTEA
- a CDS encoding single-stranded DNA-binding protein translates to MYLNKALLIGNLTRDPEMRSLPSGVKVTSFSLATNRVWKDKDGNRQENTDYHNIVVFGKQAETVAQYLKKGSSALVEGRMQTRSWDAQDGSKKYRTEIIADRIQFGPRREGGTPAPTTPASKDKEPQPEAEAPGGGIDYPQEEINPDDIPF
- the rpsR gene encoding 30S ribosomal protein S18 — translated: MKQCFFSQNNIKHIDYKDIEILKKFLNPHGRLLSSKKTGVSAKNQRKLSMAVKRARYMALLPYVSH
- a CDS encoding elongation factor P, encoding MLAYNEIGVKKFIILDGEPFEVLSSRVFRMQKRKPVNQTKLKSFLSGKVVERSFHQSEKVEEAEVEKENLKFLYSNKGEHWFCKEDDASNRFTLSENLVGDKIRFMKQNSIVTGIYFNENIIGVDIPMKVELKVTEAPGAVKGNTAQGAYKQITLETGVIVSAPLFIKEGDIVRVNTETGEYAERVS
- the recA gene encoding recombinase RecA, translating into MIKKTSKQKVAKDNIAISETIKSIKTKFGNEAIMMLGEKPKVNVNSVSTGSLGLDAALGVGGLPRGRIVEIFGPESSGKTTLSLHVIAEAQKQGGICAFIDAEHAMDPEYSKRLGVKIDELLISQPDTGEQALEIVESLVRSGKIDVIVIDSVAALTPKDEIEGEMGAYHVGKQARLMSQALRKLTAIVAKTKTIVIFINQIRMQIGVMFGNPETTPGGKALKFYTSVRIDIRRIAQIKKGEEVMGSRIRAKVVKNKVAAPFRQTEFDLMYNEGISREGEIIALGERMKLVEKSSAGGYSFGDLKLGRGYDATRTFLKENATVSKSLLSEIKKRLAEGY
- a CDS encoding DNA translocase FtsK, which encodes MAKRKKKSSTEHEGETGLKDEIIQGILAVVFFAMGIFLALASFHGSSGNNAAGIAGKAVYTLLTKLAGIGYFLLPIVCILLSLSFLKSLKKSFAFSQTLGALLLTFSGLGLINIVAEGKGGFLGNVVSSPLISLFDVYASFIFLLALSVISLIILFNIVLTVDSLFFWRYFMKKKEEDTVGVLSKEENEKIHLPGNEDQMNGKKLEEKIEQQKPAKKEKETEEDGFAVGATAFSLADYSPPPLSIFERDRGKPGVGDIKANANIIKRTLQNFGIQVEMDEISIGPSVTRYALKPAEGMKLSRIVALQNDLALALAAHPLRIEAPIPGKSLVGIEIPNTTKTIVGLGSLLSEEEFQSSGKSLLMALGKGVTGKSHFANLAKMPHLLIAGATGSGKSVTIHALLNSLLFRNAPEHLKFIMIDPKRVELTLYNGIPHLLTPVVTEAKKAILSLKWAAKEMDRRYDILEAESVRDIESYHKNILEPELEKMKNKKQDGAEKEKLPELMPYIIIVIDELADIMQSYPRELEAAVVRLAQMSRAVGIHLILSTQRPSVNVITGLIKANIPTRVALQVSSQIDSRTILDGGGAEKLLGAGDMLYLSGDMSKPVRLQSAFISEGEVKKTVSYLKDGYKDALPSEIDFSNETTRNSIFDASLENDEDDPLYEEAREVVLEAGKASTSYLQRKLRVGYARAARLIDILEERGVIGPGDGAKPREVLEPLSRENQNLPPNGEETV